In Amphiprion ocellaris isolate individual 3 ecotype Okinawa chromosome 3, ASM2253959v1, whole genome shotgun sequence, one genomic interval encodes:
- the islr2 gene encoding immunoglobulin superfamily containing leucine-rich repeat protein 2, with protein MAQRLLQLLALWTVVIDVVRCCPELCSCQDKFAHQFVDCTYKELLVVPVGLPSNVTTVNLSANKIKLLKSKSFVNITQVSSLWLAHNEIVTIETDTLVPLIQLRNLDVSYNKIVNFPWEDLHNLTGLQLLKMNNNEMVNLPKDAFTTLKDLRSLRINNNKFTTIVEGTLSPLTSMSHLQIFDNPFTCSCNVEWLRDWIATTKISVPQPNLIVCEAPEHLQGVMVTKIPKLDCEAPTVTITYQPNLENTDLYEGLMVILDCETKGSPKPQVSWEVIAGNQNYLFPLPSTGEINDLPINDKTTNNRFFVFSNGTLIIPRMSKKEDGNYSCSAVNDLGKAESSVKVALTGTQKQGSNSIVDSTVDKIRPSSKKPTDSKTSKNNVINWTKSEEKTKGSPEGSTDKNEGTEQAGGASKGPTFASKCGVRDSSEYISNHAFNMSLEDLKQYTFDFGVIALEVSETEAKVQLNPLQLPSSKSNLHLSQSDNQEETVNKEPVGLYQSSSSKTTLDMLYLCVNTGNGHSMVQWSNIEEGVNAYRFHGLQPGTNYTLCLTYGGQDCQVQVVFTTRKKIPSLLIIVVVSIFLLGLATVPLLGATCCHLLYKYQGKTYKLIMKAQNPDQMEKQMTRDFDPRASFVESEKTFNPSELGEGEEGEGEGEGEEGDGEGEAEGSVVTESIPGSSSKTNQEEFEVGSEYSDRLPLGAEAVNISEEINGNYKQPSR; from the coding sequence ATGGCACAAAggctcctccagctccttgcCTTGTGGACTGTTGTGATTGACGTAGTGCGGTGCTGTCCAGAGCTCTGCAGCTGCCAGGACAAATTTGCTCACCAGTTTGTTGACTGCACTTATAAAGAGCTCCTGGTGGTACCTGTTGGTCTCCCGTCCAATGTCACCACTGTGAACCTTTCTGCCAATAAGATCAAATTGCTGAAAAGCAAAAGCTTCGTCAACATCACTCAGGTCTCCTCTCTCTGGCTGGCCCACAATGAGATAGTCACCATAGAGACGGACACCTTGGTCCCACTGATTCAGCTCCGCAACCTGGACGTCAGCTACAACAAAATTGTGAACTTTCCGTGGGAAGATCTGCACAACCTCACAGGCCTGCAGCTtctgaaaatgaacaacaaCGAGATGGTGAACCTTCCGAAGGACGCCTTCACCACCCTCAAAGACCTGAGGTCGCTTCGCATTAACAACAACAAGTTTACCACCATTGTGGAAGGCACCCTCAGCCCTCTCACCTCCATGTCCCACCTGCAGATTTTTGACAACCCCTTTACTTGCTCCTGCAACGTGGAGTGGCTGAGGGATTGGATCGCAACCACTAAAATTTCTGTTCCGCAGCCAAATTTAATAGTATGTGAGGCCCCTGAACATCTGCAGGGTGTGATGGTCACAAAGATTCCCAAACTGGATTGTGAGGCCCCTACTGTTACTATCACATACCAGCCAAACCTAGAGAACACTGACCTCTACGAGGGTCTCATGGTCATTTTAGACTGTGAGACAAAAGGCAGCCCCAAGCCACAGGTCAGCTGGGAGGTGATTGCAGGGAATCAGAATTATCTGTTCCCTTTGCCCTCCACTGGAGAAATAAATGATTTGCCAATTaatgacaaaacaaccaataatagattctttgttttttcaaatggcACTCTCATCATCCCCAGAATGAGCAAAAAGGAGGATGGAAATTACAGCTGCTCTGCGGTGAATGATTTAGGGAAGGCAGAGAGCAGTGTTAAAGTGGCTCTAACAGGCACTCAGAAACAGGGCAGCAACTCCATCGTCGACTCCACCGTGGATAAGATCCGTCCATCCAGTAAAAAGCCTACAGACTCCAAGACATCCAAAAACAATGTGATCAACTGGACTAAGTcggaagaaaagacaaaaggcaGTCCTGAGGGTTCAACAGACAAAAATGAGGGCACGGAGCAAGCCGGTGGAGCTTCTAAGGGCCCCACGTTTGCAAGCAAGTGCGGCGTGAGAGACAGCAGTGAATACATCTCCAACCATGCCTTCAACATGAGCTTAGAGGACCTGAAGCAGTACACCTTTGATTTTGGCGTGATTGCATTAGAGGTGTCAGAGACGGAGGCCAAAGTGCAGCTAAATCCGCTGCAGCTTCCCAGCAGCAAATCCAACCTTCATCTCAGTCAAAGTGACAACCAGGAGGAGACGGTGAATAAAGAACCAGTGGGTCTgtaccagtcctcatccagcaAGACCACCCTGGACATGCTCTACCTCTGTGTAAATACAGGAAATGGACACTCCATGGTTCAGTGGTCCAACATAGAGGAAGGGGTTAATGCCTACCGCTTCCACGGTTTACAGCCTGGCACCAATTACACACTTTGTCTCACCTATGGGGGGCAGGACTGCCAAGTCCAAGTGGTCTTCACCACTAGGAAGAAGATCCCCTCCCTGCTTATCATCGTGGTTGTCAGCATCTTCCTATTGGGTCTGGCCACCGTTCCCTTACTGGGAGCCACATGCTGCCATTTATTATACAAATACCAAGGGAAGACCTACAAGCTGATCATGAAGGCTCAGAATCCGGATCAGATGGAGAAACAAATGACGAGAGATTTCGATCCCAGGGCGTCTTTCGTGGAGTCCGAGAAAACCTTCAACCCCAGCGAGCTGggcgagggggaggagggggagggagagggcgagggagaggaaggagacGGAGAGGGAGAGGCTGAGGGGAGCGTGGTGACCGAGTCTATCCCGGGATCCTCGTCCAAAACCAACCAGGAGGAGTTCGAGGTGGGCTCGGAGTACAGTGACAGATTACCGCTGGGCGCAGAGGCCGTCAACATCTCGGAGGAAATCAACGGCAACTACAAGCAGCCGAGCCGCTGA
- the stra6 gene encoding receptor for retinol uptake stra6, which yields MDKDAFQDYEYPDLDPVPTKIEAEVIPPCDPTADDRLYHICITAISLVVMLILAILARRMKVGDRQKGLPGLLSPVNFLDHTQHKGLAVAVFGVLLCKLWGLIISPHPLPFTTDSQNKQNWVILGVFYYPALYYPLLACGTLHNKVGYVLGSLLSWTHFGVLVWQKIDCPKTPLIHKHYSLFSSLPQIACLAFLSFQYPLLLFKGLKGTEKNNATEDLSSSYYRDYVKKVFSKKKATKISSSSADKPKLPQRIIDAVKSYIYTPEDAFRFPLKLAISGVVSFITLYQVGLLLISAVVPSLQTARMGVDEDIANLLAGFKIMLSPDKHEVVRIVVYYMWCVEVCYISAMTLSALVNLAMLMRSMVLHRSNLKGLYRGDIYNVYNCQRSIRASRPALVCWMGYTSFTAAHIFIGMIIQTMVFFLCLLVAVFLIIIPVLHRQNLFLFQMLWSMWPFWLMILLAVLIQHITARFCFIKKTAGTRDLDNRGNLFLLTYLLFPVNVLIGVLLAVWRLVITALFNIVHMGRVDISLLNRNVEAFDPAYRCYAHYLKIEVSQSHPVMKAFCGMLLQSVGQDGKAGQRSRDAEEGIQLVQQEKKQHKVSSAKRARGHWQLLYTLVNNPSLVGTRKHFQRQTADSFLNGSLNRSTKDESKKEAGSKEAEAAAGN from the exons ATGGATAAGGATGCTTTTCAGGACTATGAGTACCCAGACCTGGATCCTGTGCCAACCAAAATTGAAGCAGA agtaatCCCTCCATGTGACCCTACTGCTGACGACAGGCTCTATCACATATGCATCACTGCGATATCT CTCGTTGTCATGCTGATCCTAGCGATCTTAGCGAGGCGCATGAAGGTGGGCGACAGACAGAAAGGACTCCCAGGTTTACTCAG TCCGGTCAACTTCCTGGACCATACGCAGCACAAGGGCCTGGCAGTGGCTGTATTTGGAGTGCTCCTGTGCAAACTGTGGGGCCTGATCATATCACCACATCCCCTCCCCTTCACCACAGACTCCCAGAACAAAC AGAACTGGGTGATCCTGGGAGTCTTCTACTACCCCGCACTGTACTACCCTCTCCTGGCATGTGGCACTTTACATAATAAAGTTGGCTATGTACTCGGTAGCCTCCTGTCATGGACACACTTTGGTGTTCTGGTGTGGCAGAAAATTGACTGTCCAAAGACACCTCTG ATACACAAACACTACTCCCTTTTCTCCAGCCTGCCTCAGATCGCTTGCTTGGCATTCCTTAGTTTCCAGTATCCCCTGCTTCTATTCAAGGGCTTAAAGGGCACTGAAAAGAACAATGCCACAGAG gaTCTCAGCAGCAGCTACTATAGAGATTATGTGAAGAAAGTTTTCAGTAAGAAGAAGGCCACCAAAATAAG CTCGTCGAGCGCAGACAAACCCAAACTCCCTCAAAGAATAATTGATGCTGTGAAGTCGTACATTTATACACCAGAGGACG CTTTCCGCTTTCCACTGAAGTTGGCTATTTCTGGTGTGGTGTCTTTTATAACCCTGTACCAG GTGGGCCTCCTGCTGATCTCGGCAGTGGTACCGTCTCTCCAGACTGCTCGTATGGGAGTCGATGAAGATATTGCAAACCTTTTAGCTGGTTTCAAGATCATGCTGTCCCCAGACAAACATGAAGTGGTCCGAATAGTGGTTTATTACATGTGGTGTGTAGAAG TTTGCTACATCTCAGCTATGACTCTGTCTGCTTTGGTCAACCTGGCTATGCTCATGAGGTCAATGGTTCTGCATCG gTCAAATCTGAAGGGGCTGTACAGAGGAGATATCTATAATGTTTACAACTGCCAGAGAAGCATCAGGGCTTCCAGGCCAGCGTTGGTCTGCTGGATGGGATACACCAGCTTCACAGCAGCTCACATCTTCATTG GCATGATCATCCAGACCATGGTGTTCTTCCTCTGCCTTCTGGTCGCCGTCTTCCTCATAATCATCCCTGTGCTGCACAGACAGAATCTGTTTCTCTTCCAGATGCTGTGGAGCATGTG gcccttctggctgatgattctCCTGGCCGTGTTGATTCAACACATCACCGCCAGGTTTTGCTTCATCAAAAAAACAGCAGGCACACGAGACCTCGACAACAG GGGTAATCTGTTCCTGCTAACATACCTGCTGTTTCCAGTCAATGTTCTGATCGGGGTGCTACTGGCAGTGTGGCGGCTGGTCATCACAGCCCTGTTCAACATTGTCCACATGGGACGTGTTGATATCAGTCTTCTGAACCGCAATGTGGAGGCGTTTGACCCTG CCTACCGCTGCTATGCTCATTATCTGAAGATTGAGGTGAGCCAATCTCACCCTGTGATGAAGGCCTTCTGCGGGATGCTGCTGCAGTCTGTGGGCCAGGACGGCAAAGCTGGACAGAGGTCACGGGATGCTGAAGAGG GGATCCAGCTGGTCCAGCAGGAGAAGAAACAGCACAAAGTGTCCAGTGCCAAGAGGGCCCGGGGGCACTGGCAGCTCCTCTACACCCTGGTCAACAACCCGTCTCTGGTGGGCACCAGGAAGCACTTCCAGCGTCAGACCGCAGACAGCTTTCTGAATGGAAGCCTCAACCGCAGCACCAAGGACGAGAGCAAAAAGGAGGCAGGAAGCAAGGAGGCCGAGGCCGCTGCTGGCAACTGA